In Campylobacter suis, the following proteins share a genomic window:
- the ilvC gene encoding ketol-acid reductoisomerase, with amino-acid sequence MAVNIYYDKDCDLSLIKSKKVSIIGFGSQGHAHAENLRDSGVGVTIGLKKGGSSWAKAEAKGFSVKEVAEATKDADVVMILTPDEHQAEIYKNEIEPNLKDGAALAFGHGFNVHFGQIKAPKNIDVIMIAPKAPGHTVRNEFVKGGGIPDLIAVEQNASGKAKQIALSYASAIGGGRTGIIETTFKDETETDLFGEQAVLCGGLCSLVNAGFETLVEAGYEHEMAYFECLHELKLIVDLMYQGGMADMRYSISNTAEYGDYVSGPRVINEDSKKAMKEILKEIQNGTFAKNFVLEKTTGYARMNAERGLAERSLLNQTGKKLRAMMPWISSNKIVDQSKN; translated from the coding sequence ATGGCAGTAAATATTTACTATGATAAAGATTGCGATTTAAGCTTGATAAAAAGCAAAAAAGTAAGCATCATCGGTTTTGGTTCACAAGGACACGCACACGCTGAAAATCTGCGCGACAGCGGAGTTGGCGTAACTATCGGTCTTAAAAAGGGTGGCAGTAGCTGGGCTAAGGCTGAGGCAAAGGGCTTTAGCGTAAAAGAGGTAGCAGAGGCTACAAAAGACGCTGATGTAGTTATGATACTTACACCAGATGAGCATCAAGCCGAAATTTATAAAAATGAAATCGAGCCAAATTTAAAAGATGGTGCTGCACTTGCATTTGGGCATGGATTTAACGTGCATTTTGGACAGATCAAAGCTCCAAAAAATATTGATGTTATCATGATAGCTCCAAAAGCACCGGGTCACACCGTAAGAAACGAGTTTGTAAAAGGCGGTGGCATACCTGATCTTATCGCGGTTGAGCAAAATGCAAGCGGCAAAGCAAAGCAGATCGCTCTAAGCTACGCTAGCGCGATAGGCGGCGGAAGAACTGGTATAATCGAAACAACATTTAAAGATGAGACAGAAACAGATCTATTTGGCGAGCAAGCTGTTCTTTGTGGCGGTCTATGCTCACTTGTAAATGCTGGCTTTGAAACGCTTGTAGAGGCTGGTTATGAGCATGAGATGGCTTACTTTGAGTGCTTGCACGAGCTAAAACTTATCGTGGATCTAATGTATCAAGGCGGTATGGCTGATATGCGCTACTCTATCTCAAACACAGCTGAGTATGGTGATTATGTAAGCGGACCACGCGTGATAAACGAAGACAGCAAAAAGGCTATGAAGGAGATTTTAAAAGAGATACAAAACGGCACTTTTGCTAAAAATTTCGTACTAGAAAAAACAACAGGCTATGCTAGAATGAACGCTGAGCGCGGGCTAGCCGAGAGAAGCTTGCTAAATCAAACTGGCAAAAAACTTCGCGCTATGATGCCATGGATAAGCTCAA